Proteins from one Penaeus monodon isolate SGIC_2016 unplaced genomic scaffold, NSTDA_Pmon_1 PmonScaffold_13953, whole genome shotgun sequence genomic window:
- the LOC119569304 gene encoding luc7-like protein 3: protein MFYSLLIKINHQADKRRGNYKEESHSESTSRQRPCGKKIMNPDLESVRTQHPTAEDQENILNWEHFSLHQRTPQKGLEKSNNREGSKQQRTTWQGFRTSHRREKKRKREQEKDMEKKHIQGEHEYRESPPSRSKHRSTPEEEVQRRKRPKKQDVNKGKDREEHLDIHKHHLEKKPTGARCKEGPQQTKLHDFQRRSYPHQEFHRKGMETPKPMAQTKLATEKPHREGHITQPI, encoded by the exons ATGTTCTACAGCCTTCTTATCAAAATTAACCACCAGGCGGACAAGCGAAG AGGAAACTATAAAGAAGAGTCTCACTCCGAGAGTACCTCAAGACAGAGGCCCtgtggaaagaaaataatgaacccAGACCTGGAGAGTGTCAGAACGCAGCACCCCACTGCGGAGGACCAAGAAAACATCCTGAATTGGGAGCATTTCAGCCTTCATCAGAGGACTCCACAGAAGGGACTCGAGAAGTC AAATAACAGGGAGGGCTCGAAGCAGCAACGGACCACCTGGCAGGGTTTCAGGACTAgccatagaagagaaaagaaaagaaaaagagaacaagagaaagacatGGAAAAGAAACATATACAAGGAGAACACGAATACAGAGAATCGCCCCCCAGCAGGAGTAAGCACAGGTCTACCCCAGAGGAGGAGGttcagagaagaaagagacccAAGAAACAGGACGTGAACAAAGGCAAGGACAGAGAGGAACACCTGGACATCCACAAACATCACCTAGAAAAGAAACCCACAGGAGCTAGATGTAAGGAGGGGCCTCAACAAACAAAACTTCACGACTTCCAGAGAAGGTCCTACCCCCATCAAGAATTCCACAGGAAAGGAATGGAAACCCCAAAACCAATGGCACAAACAAAATTGGCAACAGAGAAACCTCACAGAGAAGGGCATATAACACAGCCGA